A region from the Hippopotamus amphibius kiboko isolate mHipAmp2 chromosome 15, mHipAmp2.hap2, whole genome shotgun sequence genome encodes:
- the LOC130837276 gene encoding 60S ribosomal protein L7-like, with protein MEGAEEKKKKVPAEPETLKKKRKNFAELKIKRLRKTFAQKMLQKARRKFIYEKAKHYHRESRQIYRTEIRTARMARKAGDFYVPAEPKLAFVIRIRGINGVSPKFRKVLQLLRLRQIFNGTFVKLNKASMNMLRIVAPYIAWGYPNLKSVNELIYKRGYGKINKKRIALTDNTLIARPLGKYGVICMENLIHEIYTVGKRFKEANNFLWPFKLSSPQGGMKKKTTHFVEGGDAGNREDQINRLIRRMN; from the coding sequence ATGGAGggtgcagaagagaagaaaaagaaggttcCTGCTGAGCCAGAAACCCTTAAGAAAAAGCGAAAGAATTTCGCAGAGCTTAAGATCAAGCGCCTGAGAAAGACGTTTGCCCAAAAGATGCTTCAAAAGGCAAGGAGGAAGTTTATCTACGAAAAAGCTAAGCACTATCACAGAGAATCCAGGCAGATCTACAGAACTGAAATCCGAACGGCTAGGATGGCAAGAAAAGCTGGCGACTTCTATGTACCTGCGGAACCCAAATTGGCTTTTGTCATCAGGATCAGAGGTATCAATGGTGTGAGCCCAAAGTTTCGAAAGGTGCTGCAGCTTCTTCGCCTCCGTCAGATCTTCAACGGCACCTTTGTGAAGCTCAACAAGGCTTCAATGAACATGCTGAGAATCGTGGCACCATACATTGCATGGGGGTACCCAAACCTGAAGTCAGTAAATGAATTAATCTACAAGCGTGGTTATGGCAAAATCAACAAGAAGCGAATTGCTCTGACAGATAACACGTTGATTGCTCGACCTCTTGGCAAATATGGCGTTATCTGCATGGAGAATCTTATTCATGAGATCTATACTGTTGGAAAACGtttcaaagaagcaaacaacTTCCTGTGGCCCTTCAAATTGTCTTCTCCACAAGggggaatgaagaaaaagaccaCTCATTTTGTAGAAGGTGGAGATGCTGGCAACAGGGAAGACCAGATCAACAGGCTTATTAGAAGAATGAACTAA